The genomic window CCTTGTGTAGCTCGGCGACCCGTTCCATGGTGGTTCTGAGCCACCGCAGGTCGGCATCGAGATGCCCGATGGCGTAGTCGGCGGCGATGACGTCACCGACCGAGGCTCCGGGCGAGGTCTTGACCGCGGTCAGCTCCCGCATCCGGGCGACGTGGGCGGTCCGCTGCGCGGTCAGGTAGTGCCGGGCCCGGTCGGCGTCGGCCGCCACCAGCGCGACGACCACCTTGCTGAACAGCACACTGCTCAGGTGCGGGGCGGGCGGCTCCACCTCGGCCAGCCAGTGATCGAGCCGCTCCCGGCCGGAGACGGTGAGCGAAAACGTCGTACGCTCCGGGCCACTCTCCCGCTCTTGACCGGACTGCTCGACGAAGCCGTCCCGCTCCAGCCGCCCGAGAGTGGCGTAGACCTGGCCGAACGCCAGTGGTTTGGCCTGTGGAAGCCGCTCGTCGTGGACCCGTTTGAGGTCGTAACCATGCCGCGGACCGGCGGCGAGCAACCCCAGCAACACATGCGCCGTGGACATGGCCGCTACTATTCACTCAGTGAATAGCTGCCGTCAAGCCATCGATGAGCGACACCGGCGCGAACCGGATGCGATCAGAGGGTGCGGCGGACGGCGACCACGGCGATGTCGTCAGCCTGGTCGCCGGTGCCGGACAGCCGGGTGTGCAGGCGGCGGCAGAACGCGTTCAGGTCCGGCTCCACCTCGGCGGCGCAGGCGGCCAGGGCTTGCAGGCCCTCGTCGATGTCGGCGTCGCGGCGTTCGATCAGGCCGTCGGTGTAGAGGATCAGGGTTCCGCCAGGTGGTAGGACGAACTCCACCTCGGCCCGGCGTGGTGCGGTGATGCCGAGCAGGGCGCCGCG from Actinoplanes derwentensis includes these protein-coding regions:
- a CDS encoding PadR family transcriptional regulator, which translates into the protein MSTAHVLLGLLAAGPRHGYDLKRVHDERLPQAKPLAFGQVYATLGRLERDGFVEQSGQERESGPERTTFSLTVSGRERLDHWLAEVEPPAPHLSSVLFSKVVVALVAADADRARHYLTAQRTAHVARMRELTAVKTSPGASVGDVIAADYAIGHLDADLRWLRTTMERVAELHKEVTS